From Candidatus Dependentiae bacterium, one genomic window encodes:
- a CDS encoding phosphatidate cytidylyltransferase — MKAEFIQTFIKRAITASLLLSFFLTVFFFLPTYVLSVIFVACATYIIVVEWRNFFDHQSWIFWVLLPVYPLFSFLLLILLNQDEHARYLLLLMLALVNSFDSGAYLIGSLFGTYKIAPRISPGKTWEGTIGGFIICLFTLFFIVYFVSTQNSGFLTIAIRIGIIGISVGLLCFFGDLFESFLKRRAGIKDSGTIFPGHGGLLDRFDSILFVIVFFYFFRNWLISIF, encoded by the coding sequence ATGAAGGCAGAATTTATACAAACATTCATAAAGCGAGCTATTACTGCAAGTCTATTACTTTCTTTTTTTCTTACTGTCTTCTTTTTCCTTCCGACCTACGTACTTTCAGTGATTTTTGTTGCATGTGCAACATATATTATTGTAGTTGAATGGCGCAATTTTTTTGATCACCAATCATGGATTTTTTGGGTATTGCTACCAGTATATCCACTTTTTTCTTTTTTGCTGTTGATACTACTCAATCAAGATGAACACGCTCGGTATTTATTATTACTGATGCTTGCGTTAGTCAATAGCTTTGACAGCGGTGCATATTTGATTGGTTCGCTTTTTGGTACATACAAAATCGCACCACGTATTAGCCCAGGTAAAACATGGGAAGGCACTATTGGCGGCTTTATTATCTGCCTTTTTACATTATTTTTTATTGTTTATTTTGTTTCTACACAAAATAGTGGCTTTCTCACTATTGCTATACGTATAGGAATAATCGGTATTAGTGTTGGTCTACTATGCTTCTTTGGCGATTTGTTTGAATCATTTCTAAAAAGACGTGCTGGCATCAAGGACTCTGGCACTATATTTCCTGGCCACGGCGGTCTGTTAGACAGGTTTGATAGTATTCTGTTTGTAATCGTATTTTTCTATTTTTTTAGAAACTGGCTCATTTCTATCTTTTAG
- a CDS encoding YraN family protein has product MTDTSTTVHFFKRVTKDIKQFGQQAEQAVAHALCKNGFTILAQNYSVRGGEIDIIAADKDTVVFIEVKARRTNYFDIGHVITRQKQRKIIQTAQLFLAKHPQLYNKVCRFDVALIEQTEPHTHVTYIADAFNL; this is encoded by the coding sequence ATGACTGATACATCAACCACTGTACACTTTTTTAAACGAGTAACAAAAGATATAAAGCAGTTTGGTCAGCAAGCGGAACAAGCTGTTGCTCATGCATTGTGCAAAAATGGCTTTACTATTCTTGCGCAAAATTATTCAGTACGCGGCGGAGAAATTGATATAATTGCCGCAGATAAGGACACAGTTGTATTCATTGAAGTAAAAGCGCGTCGCACTAATTATTTTGATATTGGGCATGTCATTACACGGCAAAAACAGCGTAAAATTATACAGACAGCACAATTATTTTTAGCAAAACATCCCCAATTATATAACAAAGTCTGCCGCTTTGATGTTGCACTAATTGAACAAACTGAACCACATACACACGTTACCTATATTGCGGATGCCTTTAATCTATAA
- the bamD gene encoding outer membrane protein assembly factor BamD encodes MKKALLAIILLIFLPSCFGKLIKKRKTISAMDYNELKKRKIQLTKNKDTEGTIKYLQKMIPLCQDLKELRDIMLELADLLFDTGKLQEAEKLYREFSKLYPSDVNTEYTLYKAILCCFYKTLDTSRDQTKTQETLELVDQFLERERVFTHYTAEVKKIGSTCNQKLAEAQLSVIDFYIKRGNYQSAHHRIANVKKEFLSAVPEIEVQLLHFEYKLAHAQHNAEQLKKIQTELTEKFPEHPFTLAASDTIKKTSLFKRF; translated from the coding sequence ATGAAAAAAGCACTTCTCGCTATTATACTTCTTATTTTTCTTCCATCATGCTTTGGCAAACTTATTAAAAAACGCAAAACAATCAGTGCCATGGATTATAATGAGCTCAAAAAACGCAAAATACAACTAACAAAAAATAAAGATACTGAAGGAACAATCAAGTATCTGCAAAAAATGATTCCGCTATGCCAAGACTTAAAAGAGCTGCGCGATATTATGCTTGAGCTTGCTGACTTATTATTTGATACAGGAAAATTGCAAGAGGCAGAAAAACTGTATCGCGAGTTTAGCAAACTATATCCAAGTGATGTAAATACTGAATATACATTATATAAAGCAATTCTATGTTGTTTTTATAAAACACTAGATACATCACGAGATCAAACCAAAACGCAAGAAACTCTTGAACTTGTTGACCAATTTCTTGAAAGGGAGAGGGTATTCACACACTATACAGCTGAAGTAAAAAAAATTGGCTCTACCTGTAATCAAAAGCTTGCTGAAGCGCAGCTAAGCGTTATTGATTTTTATATAAAGCGCGGTAATTATCAAAGTGCACATCACCGTATTGCCAATGTAAAAAAAGAATTTTTGTCAGCAGTTCCAGAAATAGAAGTGCAGTTGCTTCATTTTGAATATAAATTAGCTCATGCACAACATAATGCTGAGCAACTCAAGAAAATACAAACAGAGTTAACAGAAAAATTCCCCGAGCATCCATTCACGCTCGCTGCAAGTGACACGATAAAAAAAACATCGTTGTTTAAAAGATTTTAG
- the gspE gene encoding type II secretion system ATPase GspE, with the protein MAQNNPRPEPQNIGDLLVVAGVITKEQLEESMEAVAQTGQALHTYLLEKNMITQVQLAHAFAQYAHTDYIELISEAMTDLDILAKVPLTFLRDNVVMPLLIDGQLTIVTDNPVNFQPLDELNMLLGGGARYVVSTKHIIIDALNRFYPLEGAKKAIEELGKEEEELGEVDLRSIDEKDISAIADQAPIIKLVNNILLQATKRGASDIHIEPFEKEVRVRYRIDGVMYDIMTPPKRIQGALASRIKIMANLNIAEKRIPQDGRIDIKVAGKPYDIRVSVLPVAFGERIVMRILDKSRTFGKLKDLGFSDRDLQLIADSIGKPNGIIYVTGPTGSGKTSTLYCVLGELNKPDVNIITVEDPVEYQTPGIGQVHVQEKVGLTFAAALRSILRQDPDIVMIGETRDQETAQIAIQAALTGHLVLSTLHTNSAPATITRLLDMGVEPFLIASSIVLAMAQRLVRRLCNICKKAHKPSADLLRNMGLSQQEADMISFYEAHGCEECGGTGYKGRIAIFELMAMTPDIARLTMARADTSQLRKQAIANGMTLLIEDGLRHIKAGETTIEEVLSVATIEHEVIE; encoded by the coding sequence ATGGCGCAAAATAATCCGCGTCCTGAGCCCCAAAATATAGGTGATTTACTTGTTGTTGCTGGTGTAATTACTAAAGAGCAACTCGAAGAGAGCATGGAAGCCGTTGCACAAACAGGCCAAGCGTTGCATACATATCTTTTAGAAAAAAATATGATTACTCAGGTGCAACTTGCACATGCATTTGCCCAATATGCTCATACTGATTATATTGAATTGATTTCTGAAGCAATGACAGATCTTGATATACTTGCCAAAGTACCACTTACTTTTTTGCGAGATAATGTGGTTATGCCGTTACTTATTGATGGCCAGTTGACTATTGTAACTGATAATCCAGTTAATTTTCAGCCATTAGACGAATTGAATATGCTACTTGGTGGCGGTGCTCGTTATGTTGTTTCTACAAAACATATCATTATTGATGCACTCAATCGTTTTTATCCGCTTGAGGGTGCAAAAAAAGCAATTGAGGAGCTTGGCAAAGAAGAAGAAGAGCTTGGTGAAGTGGATTTGCGCTCAATTGATGAAAAAGATATTTCTGCAATAGCCGACCAGGCACCGATTATTAAATTAGTTAACAACATTCTATTGCAGGCGACTAAGCGTGGTGCTTCTGATATTCATATTGAACCGTTTGAAAAAGAAGTACGTGTGCGTTACCGCATTGATGGAGTAATGTACGATATTATGACGCCGCCTAAACGAATTCAGGGTGCGCTTGCTTCTCGTATAAAAATTATGGCAAATCTTAATATTGCAGAAAAACGTATTCCACAAGATGGTAGAATTGATATTAAGGTTGCCGGTAAACCATACGATATTCGTGTTTCAGTATTACCTGTTGCATTTGGTGAACGTATTGTGATGCGTATTTTGGATAAATCACGTACCTTTGGAAAATTAAAGGATCTTGGTTTTTCCGATCGCGATCTTCAACTTATTGCTGATTCGATTGGTAAACCAAATGGTATTATTTATGTTACCGGGCCTACTGGTTCTGGTAAAACAAGTACGTTATATTGTGTACTTGGCGAATTGAACAAACCTGATGTTAATATTATTACTGTAGAAGATCCGGTTGAGTATCAAACACCCGGTATTGGGCAAGTACATGTGCAAGAAAAAGTTGGATTAACATTTGCCGCCGCGTTGCGTTCAATTCTGCGGCAAGATCCAGATATTGTAATGATTGGTGAAACGCGAGACCAAGAGACAGCACAAATTGCGATTCAAGCAGCGCTTACAGGTCACCTGGTGCTCAGTACGCTACATACCAACAGTGCACCAGCAACTATTACCCGCTTGCTTGATATGGGCGTTGAGCCTTTTTTAATTGCATCATCAATTGTGCTTGCAATGGCGCAACGGCTTGTGCGTAGATTATGCAATATATGCAAAAAGGCACACAAGCCATCAGCAGATTTATTGCGTAACATGGGACTTTCACAACAAGAAGCGGATATGATTTCATTTTATGAAGCACATGGATGTGAAGAATGCGGTGGTACGGGGTATAAAGGGCGTATTGCAATTTTTGAGTTAATGGCAATGACTCCTGATATAGCTCGTTTGACTATGGCACGTGCTGATACCTCGCAACTACGTAAACAGGCAATTGCCAATGGCATGACGCTTTTAATTGAAGATGGATTACGTCATATTAAAGCGGGGGAAACGACTATTGAAGAAGTCCTTTCAGTTGCAACTATTGAAC